In Phyllostomus discolor isolate MPI-MPIP mPhyDis1 chromosome 3, mPhyDis1.pri.v3, whole genome shotgun sequence, a single genomic region encodes these proteins:
- the SPAAR gene encoding small regulatory polypeptide of amino acid response yields METAVIGMVAVLFVVTVAITCVLCCFSCDSRAQDPQGGPGHSFTVATFHQEASLFTGPGRHAQPVSGARDFWTFM; encoded by the coding sequence ATGGAAACAGCAGTGATTGGTATGGTGGCGGTGCTGTTTGTGGTCACTGTGGCCATCACCTGCGTCCTCTGCTGCTTCAGCTGTGACTCGAGGGCCCAGGATCCTCAGGGGGGCCCTGGCCACAGCTTCACAGTGGCCACGTTTCACCAGGAGGCTTCTCTCTTCACGGGGCCGGGTCGCCACGCTCAGCCAGTGTCAGGGGCCCGGGACTTCTGGACCTTCATGTGA